The genomic region CATAACGGCAGAAAGAGTTTATAagtataaataacttttttgaaGCTTATGATTATAAATAGTAAGGGAGCACAGGTCGGGCTGGGGCTAGTACAGAGAGAGAAGTTTTCATCTACAAGCCTAGAAAAGTTCCAACAGTCCAAAGTTATGCCTATTATTATTTTGGTTTTCAATTGGtcacttttttctttctttggctGTAAGATATTTATGATTATAATTTAAGAAGTTAAATTAAGAATTTAAAATGATATGcactcttttcaaaatttatgatcTTATTGAGAATTGTATCATACATAGAATGTTGTTACATTATACATTCAAAGTTCCACCGAGGTTTTATTTCTGCTCGGCCTATGTTagtgatgcctcattaaaacctcaaATGCTAAAACACTAATACCTACCCTaataagaggaaaaagagtacccTCACCAAACATAGTTTAAGGAATAATCATCACTGACAATTGACAAACATTTTCTATGTGATGCAGTGCCAATGATCATGCAGTCTCTCCTCCTACAAAGATCTTTTTGTTGTAGTTCAAGAGGTTGGCACCTTTGGCTCTTCCAACCATCTCCACACATTCAGCAAACCAGTCCCATCTCCAGTGAAGAAGAGTCCACCAGGACCTATCGCGAAGGATCGAACTTCTCGTCTTGTAAATAGTcgacctctctctaaaaacctgTAGAAGCAGGCACAGCAGGTAGCTAAAACAGCAAGCAAGAAAAAACAAGCCCCACATAACACAGACATTGCAGCAACAGTAGCAAGACAATTAGATGAAAGCTTGATGGTTACTCACGTCGGCAACTCATACATGCGAACTGAATTGTCTTGGCACGAGCAGAACAATATTGGCTTGGCGTCTGCATCTGTCATTCCATATAGTCCAAGAATAGCCTgtgataaaaaatataaattggatAAACCAATCACCTCCTtcatcaataaaattaaaatatcaacTTAAACATATTTGTACAGAAATGTCAGTGGTTAAACAACTTACATTTTTGTCAGTGTGAGTATATGCCACTTTCAGAGTTCCCTCCTCAGTGCACACCCAAACATTGACTGTGCAATCATATGAACTCGATAATAAGTAATCTTCCCAACAAAGAAGTGACGTGACTACGTCGGTATGCCCGTTAAGTGTCATTGTGCACTGTAATGTATTTAGGTCCCACACCTATAGATAGCAGAGTAACAAATATCTCAGACCCGCTATTAGTTTAGAAAAGAGAATGAAACAAACAATTGCATGTGTATACCATGAAGACTGATCATGaccaaattataaatttaaaagctTTGCATGAAACATATATCtcatactgaaataaataaataaataaacaaactgCTAGTTGACAGAAAACACTACCTTGATGCTATGGTCCATTGACCCAGAATAAAGCATCTTGTAGCATCCAATAGCAAGACAAACCACCGGTTTAGTATGACCACTTAGTGTTGCAACCAGTTCGAAAGGAGACTCAGGTTTGGGATCAGAGCTGTATCTCCAAGCATAAATAACACCATCCTGCAATTTAAATAAACATATTATTTTAAAACTAATAAACAACAGAGCTAGCTGAAATGTGACGGTTCTGATCAAACAACAGCAGTAGCAAATGGCTAACTATAAACAAAGGTTGAATTACAACAACCATAAGTCACTGCAAGGGAATTTACCTCTGCTCCAGCAAGAAGGATATCATTGCCAACATTCAAGGAAAGGACTTGCCCTTTAGGTCCATCAAGAGTAACATCTGCACCCGTCTGAATATTCCATACCTTAACAACAACCACAATCAAATTATAAATTTGCAGTTAAAGCTCCTATACATAAGATATCAttattacaataaaaataaaagaggaaGTGTGAGCTTACCTTTACAGCATTCTTCACGCCGGCAAAAATCCATGGGCCCTCAGATATGAGCGAGGTAACTTCAGAATTAAGATGGATCATGTTAACACAATGGCCAGTGTTGCAATCCCATGCCCGAACTGTGCCATCAGTGCTACCAGAATAAAGTTTATCTGAACCAGCAGGTAATGCAATTCCAGTGACAACCTGTCACAAAATTTGAATATTAGCATAAATGAATCTAACTCAATGGCACTTATTAAGTAATTTAATTAGAGTAAACATCTTAGAATAAAGTTCCTAGCCAATATTCACCTAACATCCAAATTAAACCAAGACAATTCACTACAGAATTAGTTTACCGAAAACACTAAGCATAATATAATATCCTTTCATGTGTTCATATCAAATAATAAAAGGTGGAATCAGACATCTATACCTTCTTGTGTTCATGAAGCTTTGCAAGTGTAGTAAACCCATCACCATAAAACCATGAATGCAAATTCTGACACAGGTCACCATGCACACAATTGTCAGTCATCCAATATTTACAAATACTGCGTGATTTCTCCATAGGAGACTTAGCAACAGTGGCCACTTCTTCCACACTTTCAGTCTTTTCAATGGATATATCCATTTGTTCACACTGGGTTGGCTTCTCAACAGACATAGTTTCTGATCCACACTCAACAGCCTTTCGTGCACAATTTGCTGGCTTCTTGAAGGCCTTGGGTGCGCAATTTGTTGGCTTCTTAACAGAGGAACTGGCCATCTTCTCAGCAGACAAATGTGGATTCTTCGAATGCATATATGTCATATTGGCATTATGTACATTGGATGGCAATGTCGATAAGCTATGCAAAAATTTGCAAG from Arachis ipaensis cultivar K30076 chromosome B02, Araip1.1, whole genome shotgun sequence harbors:
- the LOC107624977 gene encoding zinc finger CCCH domain-containing protein 48, with translation MAIITTTRRTERFSGTTPPTCKYWLAGRCNRNPCKFLHSLSTLPSNVHNANMTYMHSKNPHLSAEKMASSSVKKPTNCAPKAFKKPANCARKAVECGSETMSVEKPTQCEQMDISIEKTESVEEVATVAKSPMEKSRSICKYWMTDNCVHGDLCQNLHSWFYGDGFTTLAKLHEHKKVVTGIALPAGSDKLYSGSTDGTVRAWDCNTGHCVNMIHLNSEVTSLISEGPWIFAGVKNAVKVWNIQTGADVTLDGPKGQVLSLNVGNDILLAGAEDGVIYAWRYSSDPKPESPFELVATLSGHTKPVVCLAIGCYKMLYSGSMDHSIKVWDLNTLQCTMTLNGHTDVVTSLLCWEDYLLSSSYDCTVNVWVCTEEGTLKVAYTHTDKNAILGLYGMTDADAKPILFCSCQDNSVRMYELPTFLERGRLFTRREVRSFAIGPGGLFFTGDGTGLLNVWRWLEEPKVPTS